A stretch of the Stigmatella aurantiaca genome encodes the following:
- a CDS encoding type II secretion system F family protein: MLPGIVLLLVTGSVFFFSLVIFTVLAKAYEQYQERYVAKSMNDLSDMFLFIDPRQMLILNVASMCLLGILSYIVFNPIMCVGATIFGFFLPMLLVKYYRKRRIKKFNVQLVDALQAMANAFKAGLTFPQAIEHVAREALPPLSQEFGLFVKEVKLGVPLEEGLINMGKRVGSDDLELVVVSTNISRQLGGNMAEMFETISMVIRERFRLEGKIDALTSQGKLQGWIVASMPAILGLVLNSMRPDLMEPMMDHMFGYVLVTVIAIMEILGILIIRRIVNIDI; encoded by the coding sequence ATGCTGCCAGGAATCGTCCTCCTCCTCGTCACCGGCTCGGTCTTCTTCTTCAGCCTGGTGATCTTCACCGTGCTCGCGAAGGCCTACGAGCAATACCAGGAGCGCTACGTCGCCAAGTCGATGAACGACTTGAGCGACATGTTCCTGTTCATCGATCCGCGGCAGATGTTGATCCTCAACGTCGCGTCGATGTGCCTTCTGGGCATTCTGTCCTACATCGTCTTCAACCCCATCATGTGCGTGGGGGCCACCATCTTCGGCTTCTTCCTGCCGATGCTGCTGGTGAAGTACTACCGCAAGCGCCGCATCAAGAAGTTCAACGTGCAGCTGGTGGACGCGCTGCAGGCCATGGCCAACGCCTTCAAGGCGGGCCTCACGTTCCCGCAGGCCATCGAGCACGTGGCGCGCGAGGCGCTGCCGCCGCTGTCGCAGGAGTTCGGCCTGTTCGTGAAGGAAGTGAAGCTGGGCGTGCCCCTGGAAGAGGGGCTCATCAACATGGGCAAGCGCGTGGGCAGTGACGACCTGGAGCTGGTCGTGGTGTCCACCAACATCTCGCGCCAGCTGGGCGGCAACATGGCGGAGATGTTCGAGACCATCTCCATGGTGATCCGCGAGCGCTTCCGCCTGGAGGGGAAGATCGACGCGCTCACCTCCCAGGGCAAGCTGCAGGGGTGGATCGTCGCGTCCATGCCCGCGATCCTGGGCCTGGTGCTCAACTCGATGCGGCCCGACCTGATGGAGCCGATGATGGACCACATGTTCGGCTACGTGCTGGTGACCGTCATCGCCATCATGGAAATCCTCGGCATCTTGATCATCCGCCGCATCGTCAACATCGACATCTAA
- the cpaB gene encoding Flp pilus assembly protein CpaB, with protein MLKGKTPLVVALVLGLLAGIVAYSAIKKKESDVRRGWNLVPVVVAAQDIPEGTVISFEMISQRSVPEQFVTSSVVKPDSANYVVNQKVLVPLQAGDPLLWSQFETTKAAERLSTKVQKKGRAVTIEAKSTTSVGGWIRPNDHVDVIGTFRDPQTDENVAVTLLQNVIVLATGKITGTTNVNLIPENQRDYTNISLLVIPEEAEILVLASELGNLTLSLRNEDDVDLIEERGRATISTLLSGERTRVLEQKRREIIQIIKGAGEKSATAQP; from the coding sequence ATGCTGAAGGGAAAGACCCCGCTTGTTGTCGCACTCGTGCTGGGCCTGCTGGCCGGTATCGTCGCCTACTCGGCCATCAAGAAGAAGGAATCCGACGTGCGCCGCGGCTGGAACCTGGTCCCCGTGGTGGTGGCCGCCCAGGACATTCCCGAAGGCACGGTCATCTCCTTCGAGATGATCTCCCAGCGCTCGGTGCCCGAGCAGTTCGTCACCTCCTCCGTGGTGAAGCCGGACTCGGCCAACTACGTGGTGAACCAGAAGGTGCTCGTGCCGCTGCAGGCGGGCGATCCGCTGCTCTGGAGCCAGTTCGAGACGACCAAGGCCGCCGAGCGCCTGTCCACCAAGGTGCAGAAGAAGGGCCGCGCGGTCACCATCGAGGCCAAGTCCACCACCTCCGTGGGCGGCTGGATCCGGCCCAACGATCACGTGGACGTCATCGGCACCTTCCGCGATCCGCAGACGGACGAGAACGTGGCGGTGACGCTGCTGCAGAACGTCATCGTGCTGGCCACCGGGAAGATCACCGGTACCACCAACGTGAACCTCATCCCGGAGAACCAGCGCGACTACACGAACATCTCGCTGCTGGTCATCCCGGAGGAGGCGGAGATCCTGGTGCTGGCCTCGGAGCTGGGCAACCTGACGCTGTCCTTGCGCAACGAGGACGACGTGGACCTCATCGAGGAGCGCGGCCGCGCCACCATCAGCACGCTGCTGTCCGGCGAGCGCACCCGCGTGCTGGAGCAGAAGCGCCGGGAAATCATCCAGATCATCAAGGGCGCGGGCGAGAAGAGCGCGACCGCCCAGCCGTGA
- a CDS encoding TadE/TadG family type IV pilus assembly protein, which yields MSPLRPSARRGAATVEFALIVPVLVAILMFSMYLTELVRAKLKLQELARYAAWEMTSYTLSDFAKAKHAEAFEVAQREAMAEALERYKDMDSVEPNALPGNFVARYADVQGTLANEEIGFFEKGLVLGNSDEGLASEVVGALNRAGNGMLGEWDFNTKGWVTSDVSMRFNNVLLPKNYLDEGTPNGFFQADMFGGQQLDSLALRSRYSLYADAWTMEDGGDAVIRGRRAGAHRGGSEDMPHGLYQQVSRMVFLGVHDELTEHVGILAKVEQFIRQVAPAFLGTFVVSHNYGPTPSGEDEEWSRDCIGPQTGVEAYPANAEGGLNNLDKFSQLDWPRPKCFDTAPFRDQPYERSQYIKLFQARGDYFMGCKNAQSDDPSAPRVSHRGDENLNVVNCE from the coding sequence TTGAGCCCCCTGCGCCCATCCGCCCGCCGCGGCGCGGCCACGGTCGAGTTCGCCCTCATCGTCCCGGTGCTGGTGGCGATCCTGATGTTCAGCATGTACCTCACCGAGCTGGTGCGGGCGAAGCTCAAGCTCCAGGAGCTGGCGCGCTACGCGGCCTGGGAGATGACGAGCTACACCCTGAGCGACTTCGCCAAGGCCAAGCACGCCGAGGCCTTCGAGGTGGCCCAGCGCGAGGCCATGGCCGAGGCGCTCGAGCGCTACAAGGACATGGACTCCGTGGAGCCCAACGCCCTGCCGGGCAACTTCGTCGCCCGGTACGCCGACGTGCAGGGGACGCTCGCCAACGAGGAGATCGGCTTCTTCGAGAAGGGGCTGGTGCTCGGTAACTCGGACGAGGGGTTGGCGAGCGAGGTGGTGGGCGCGCTGAACCGCGCCGGCAATGGGATGCTGGGGGAGTGGGACTTCAACACCAAGGGCTGGGTGACCTCGGACGTGAGCATGCGCTTCAACAACGTGCTCCTTCCCAAGAACTACTTGGACGAGGGCACGCCGAACGGCTTCTTCCAGGCGGACATGTTCGGAGGCCAGCAGCTCGACAGCCTGGCGCTCCGGAGCCGCTACTCCCTGTATGCGGATGCCTGGACGATGGAGGACGGCGGCGACGCGGTCATCCGGGGACGGCGCGCGGGCGCGCACCGGGGCGGCAGCGAGGACATGCCCCATGGCCTCTACCAGCAGGTCAGCCGCATGGTGTTCCTGGGCGTCCACGACGAGCTCACCGAGCATGTGGGGATCCTCGCCAAGGTCGAGCAGTTCATCCGCCAAGTGGCCCCGGCGTTCCTGGGCACCTTCGTCGTCTCGCACAACTACGGCCCCACCCCCTCCGGGGAGGACGAGGAGTGGAGCCGTGACTGCATCGGTCCCCAGACGGGCGTGGAGGCCTACCCGGCCAATGCCGAGGGCGGGCTCAACAACCTGGACAAGTTCTCCCAGCTCGACTGGCCCCGGCCCAAGTGCTTCGACACCGCGCCCTTCCGGGATCAGCCCTACGAGCGCTCGCAGTACATCAAGCTCTTCCAGGCCCGCGGGGACTACTTCATGGGCTGCAAGAACGCGCAGTCCGATGACCCTTCCGCGCCCCGGGTGTCCCACCGCGGGGATGAGAACCTCAATGTGGTCAACTGCGAGTAG
- a CDS encoding TadE/TadG family type IV pilus assembly protein — translation MFTRVLRQSMQRQEGQALVMAALMVLVLAIAVATTVNIGHTVHERVRLQNTADAAAYSMAAMEARAFNFYAYANRTQVSHYVSAMMWQSLLSLIYFAEAFITDIYGFMRTLNPCSGDADGVFWKVACPILKKLPYVGMVLSVIDKFMGVFKTLIQGFQTVLRTLNPDKLIGRFVIPTHRVLNGVMFFASQSVMASTLTHVAQTTDTVIYANDKNVDPKLGQLAAGAMSLCLFDQAHFREAGTRPLDVDKGGVGRNPFTPIDPTKWRHSDKEARAKRVMATITNGTRYGCDANGGACPEGFITSRKLGDLIPLPDGLGVIRDLLNSDIDTPVFSFGKYGQTRFLTYNNPNAAKIRKTTKPYDPRNTIRDWNDGIDPTLGALAQGDNLGSDDLYWIKFGPANFPGLRNPLACQDDDNPRECWGDPRKGYKEGKSDYLPFKHPTKTSIWAMNESEGSHENGGVHWRVHHTMQPTGDSWKRVYQPSGPESEVGVHREEVCVIEVAGSCPPLAPKMDVFTANVMPAEDGNHPWKGLVPFMHFEPGQYGDTCGGAPDSENAAERYKHDFNQPSTWVLLHKTPEQVTNAGGADYAGTGSNAPALLNDEGKVQWRFSATTPTLEMQNKRMKFLSVIEGLNVVARGQTYYHRPGNWAEHPNFFNPYWRPRLASVYQGRHTLPFVGQMVDKLPGVLKDMPQKVITH, via the coding sequence ATGTTCACCCGGGTTCTTCGTCAGAGCATGCAGCGCCAGGAGGGCCAGGCCCTCGTGATGGCCGCGTTGATGGTGCTGGTGCTGGCCATCGCGGTGGCCACCACCGTGAACATCGGCCACACCGTGCACGAGCGCGTCCGGCTGCAGAACACGGCCGACGCGGCCGCCTACTCCATGGCGGCCATGGAGGCGCGCGCGTTCAACTTCTACGCCTACGCCAACCGCACCCAGGTCTCCCACTACGTCTCGGCCATGATGTGGCAGTCGCTGCTGTCACTCATCTACTTCGCCGAGGCCTTCATCACCGACATCTACGGGTTCATGCGGACCCTCAACCCCTGCTCAGGAGATGCCGATGGGGTCTTCTGGAAGGTGGCCTGTCCCATCCTCAAGAAGCTGCCCTACGTGGGCATGGTCCTCTCGGTGATCGACAAGTTCATGGGCGTCTTCAAGACGCTCATCCAGGGCTTCCAGACGGTGCTGCGCACGTTGAACCCCGACAAGCTCATCGGGCGCTTCGTGATACCGACCCACCGGGTGCTCAACGGGGTGATGTTCTTCGCCTCCCAGTCGGTGATGGCCTCCACCCTCACGCACGTGGCGCAGACCACCGACACGGTCATCTACGCCAACGACAAGAACGTGGATCCGAAGCTGGGCCAGCTCGCCGCGGGCGCGATGAGCCTGTGCCTGTTCGACCAGGCCCACTTCCGCGAGGCGGGCACCCGCCCCCTCGACGTGGACAAGGGCGGGGTGGGGCGCAATCCCTTCACCCCCATCGATCCCACCAAGTGGCGGCACTCGGACAAAGAGGCGCGGGCCAAGCGCGTCATGGCCACCATCACCAATGGCACGCGCTACGGCTGTGACGCGAACGGTGGCGCCTGCCCCGAGGGCTTCATCACTTCCCGCAAGCTCGGCGACCTCATCCCCCTGCCCGATGGCCTGGGCGTCATCCGCGACCTGCTCAACTCGGACATCGACACCCCCGTCTTCAGCTTCGGCAAGTACGGGCAGACCCGGTTCCTCACCTACAACAATCCCAACGCCGCGAAGATCCGCAAGACCACCAAGCCCTACGATCCGCGCAACACGATCCGGGATTGGAACGACGGCATCGATCCCACGCTCGGCGCGCTGGCCCAGGGCGACAACCTGGGCTCCGATGACCTCTACTGGATCAAATTCGGTCCGGCGAACTTCCCGGGGCTGCGCAACCCCCTGGCCTGCCAGGACGACGACAACCCCCGCGAGTGCTGGGGCGATCCGCGCAAGGGCTACAAGGAGGGCAAGAGCGACTACCTGCCGTTCAAGCACCCGACGAAGACCAGCATCTGGGCGATGAACGAGTCCGAGGGCTCCCACGAGAACGGGGGCGTGCACTGGCGCGTCCACCACACCATGCAGCCCACGGGGGATTCCTGGAAGCGGGTGTACCAGCCGAGTGGCCCCGAGTCCGAGGTGGGGGTGCACCGGGAGGAGGTGTGCGTGATTGAGGTGGCGGGAAGCTGCCCTCCGCTCGCCCCGAAGATGGACGTCTTCACCGCCAACGTGATGCCCGCCGAGGATGGCAACCACCCCTGGAAGGGGCTCGTGCCGTTCATGCACTTCGAGCCCGGCCAGTATGGGGACACGTGCGGCGGGGCGCCCGACTCCGAGAATGCCGCCGAGCGCTACAAGCACGACTTCAACCAGCCCTCCACCTGGGTGCTCCTCCACAAGACGCCCGAGCAGGTGACGAACGCGGGGGGCGCCGATTACGCGGGCACGGGCTCCAATGCGCCCGCGCTCCTGAACGACGAGGGCAAGGTCCAGTGGCGCTTCAGCGCCACGACGCCCACGCTGGAGATGCAGAACAAGCGGATGAAGTTCCTGTCCGTCATCGAGGGGCTCAATGTCGTCGCCCGCGGGCAGACGTACTACCACCGCCCTGGCAACTGGGCCGAGCATCCCAACTTCTTCAATCCGTACTGGCGCCCGCGTCTCGCGTCCGTCTACCAGGGGCGGCACACCCTGCCGTTCGTGGGGCAGATGGTGGACAAGCTGCCCGGCGTCTTGAAGGACATGCCGCAGAAGGTCATCACCCATTGA
- a CDS encoding TadE/TadG family type IV pilus assembly protein, which translates to MSSGVSRRESGQAAVEAALIMPLMVFMTLGIVQLTMIQHAKLMTEYAAYQAARAGSVWNGNNERMHDAAIVALLPTMGRTDSLATLATTWGMHQLYDEALRRLAWGASGVQPPASFNGSNLFGMIRVDTINPAYFTPIDTIWKLREGYNWKELDFDGAASYPEVPALEDNLRKFFNLPEPDDAETVYRKATRLTIRLRYWYELRVPFANWVIFTAWYASNARVALSGAIDRPTLAKTNMLNPNADIEALKGMARGISHERGYNSVYPPEMWVLWGLANGSIPLVSNVVGKRYFLPLTATYTLRMQSNFHRKWILHLNPDWGL; encoded by the coding sequence ATGTCTTCAGGGGTGTCGCGTCGGGAGTCGGGGCAGGCCGCGGTGGAAGCTGCGCTGATCATGCCGCTCATGGTCTTCATGACCCTGGGCATCGTGCAGCTCACGATGATCCAGCACGCGAAGCTGATGACGGAGTACGCCGCGTATCAGGCGGCGCGCGCGGGCAGCGTGTGGAACGGCAACAACGAGCGGATGCACGACGCGGCCATTGTCGCCCTGCTGCCGACGATGGGGCGCACGGACTCGCTGGCCACGCTGGCCACCACCTGGGGCATGCACCAGCTCTACGACGAGGCCCTGCGCAGGCTCGCGTGGGGGGCCTCGGGGGTGCAGCCGCCCGCGTCCTTCAACGGCTCGAACCTCTTCGGGATGATCCGGGTGGACACCATCAACCCGGCGTACTTCACCCCCATCGACACCATCTGGAAGCTGCGCGAGGGGTACAACTGGAAGGAGCTGGACTTCGACGGGGCCGCCAGCTACCCGGAAGTCCCGGCGCTGGAGGACAACCTCCGCAAGTTCTTCAACCTGCCCGAGCCGGATGACGCCGAGACGGTCTACCGCAAGGCCACCCGGCTGACGATCCGCCTGCGCTACTGGTACGAACTGCGCGTGCCGTTCGCCAACTGGGTCATCTTCACCGCCTGGTACGCCTCCAACGCCCGGGTGGCCCTGTCGGGCGCCATCGACCGGCCCACGCTGGCCAAGACCAACATGCTCAACCCCAACGCGGACATCGAGGCCCTCAAGGGCATGGCCCGGGGGATTTCTCACGAGCGGGGCTACAACAGCGTCTACCCCCCGGAGATGTGGGTCCTCTGGGGGCTGGCCAACGGCAGCATTCCCCTCGTCTCCAACGTGGTGGGCAAGCGCTACTTCCTGCCGCTCACGGCCACGTACACCCTGCGCATGCAATCCAACTTCCACCGCAAGTGGATCCTCCACCTCAACCCGGATTGGGGCCTGTAG
- a CDS encoding anti-sigma factor family protein: MKPQNPHAHEDRLLDFAYGELSPQETRAVQSHLDGCPRCSEALASIRGVRSAFSQLGMEPAPEAGLDSLLAYAQQSARGMAQGPSPKQSLWRRLTVPVMGIASVCVFGVITLRVSEQVNLQPEFAQVQKTVAAPMAEDAPPPADLLMPSAAPAPAPGAPAEPQMPQISRGARREVALDVPERKKKMEKADWALGGKGGTASKAKQLVAEENAESESFGMAAGDNGPLPPPPAPVAAAAPEPAPYDKDGAYDDGAYEAPPSSSLRLSEGRARQSKSKPSASKAPASAGAPSPAKRAPAETEMSQQAIVARQDGKRVLEASLLREALADGATGEERWNLLARLCDAEFALGRREAAIEACSLVVKEAPGSPAGLQARRRLLQEAPAQPGTDKASPPVPAP; encoded by the coding sequence ATGAAGCCCCAGAACCCCCATGCCCACGAGGACCGGCTCCTCGACTTCGCCTATGGCGAGCTCTCCCCCCAGGAGACCCGCGCGGTGCAGTCCCACCTGGACGGGTGTCCCCGGTGCAGCGAGGCCCTGGCCAGCATCCGGGGCGTCCGCTCGGCCTTCTCACAGCTCGGCATGGAGCCCGCGCCCGAGGCGGGCCTGGACTCGCTGCTGGCCTACGCCCAGCAGTCCGCCCGCGGCATGGCCCAGGGCCCCTCGCCCAAGCAGAGCCTGTGGCGGCGGTTGACGGTCCCGGTCATGGGCATCGCCTCGGTGTGCGTCTTTGGCGTCATCACGCTCCGGGTGAGCGAGCAGGTGAACCTCCAGCCCGAGTTCGCCCAGGTTCAGAAGACGGTGGCCGCCCCCATGGCCGAGGACGCTCCGCCGCCCGCGGACCTGCTCATGCCCAGTGCCGCGCCCGCGCCCGCGCCCGGGGCCCCCGCGGAGCCGCAGATGCCACAGATCTCCCGCGGCGCCCGGCGGGAGGTGGCCCTGGATGTCCCCGAGCGGAAGAAGAAGATGGAGAAAGCCGACTGGGCGCTGGGGGGCAAGGGGGGCACGGCCTCCAAGGCCAAGCAACTCGTGGCCGAGGAAAACGCCGAGAGTGAATCGTTCGGGATGGCCGCGGGTGACAATGGGCCCCTTCCTCCGCCTCCGGCCCCTGTCGCCGCCGCCGCGCCCGAGCCTGCTCCCTACGACAAGGACGGGGCGTATGATGACGGGGCGTATGAGGCCCCTCCGTCCTCGTCGCTGCGCTTGAGCGAGGGGCGGGCCCGTCAGTCCAAGTCCAAGCCCTCCGCATCCAAGGCCCCGGCTTCCGCGGGGGCTCCCTCGCCCGCCAAGCGGGCCCCCGCCGAGACCGAGATGTCCCAGCAGGCCATCGTGGCCCGCCAGGACGGCAAGCGCGTCCTGGAAGCTTCCTTGCTGCGCGAGGCCCTGGCCGATGGGGCCACGGGGGAGGAGCGCTGGAACCTGCTGGCCCGCCTCTGTGACGCGGAGTTCGCCCTGGGCCGCCGCGAGGCTGCCATCGAGGCGTGCTCCCTGGTCGTGAAGGAGGCGCCTGGCTCCCCGGCCGGGTTGCAGGCCCGCCGCCGCCTGCTTCAAGAGGCTCCTGCCCAGCCGGGCACGGACAAGGCCTCGCCCCCTGTCCCCGCTCCATGA
- a CDS encoding RNA polymerase sigma factor: MACEGVLGPETSDEGLMLAFQAGDARAFEALVRRHRMPVFNFILRFTGHPARAEDVLQETWLKVVRNARDYKPRAKFTTWLYTIARNLCVDSARKESYRQAASLEAPAGSGAGAEEGRTLGEALPDTGMGPERGAYNARVRPLLSRALASLPEEQREVFVLREYSGIAFKDIAEVTGVSENTVKSRMRYALEGLRRRLTELGVDGDLADDGKTVAG; the protein is encoded by the coding sequence GTGGCTTGCGAGGGAGTCTTGGGACCGGAAACCTCAGACGAGGGGCTGATGCTCGCGTTCCAGGCGGGAGACGCCCGTGCGTTCGAGGCACTGGTGCGCAGGCACCGGATGCCGGTCTTCAACTTCATCCTCCGGTTCACCGGGCATCCCGCCCGGGCCGAGGATGTGTTGCAAGAGACGTGGTTGAAGGTGGTTCGCAACGCCCGGGATTACAAGCCGCGGGCCAAGTTCACGACCTGGCTCTACACGATCGCGAGGAACCTCTGCGTGGACAGCGCTCGCAAAGAGAGTTACCGGCAAGCCGCCTCGCTGGAGGCTCCCGCGGGCAGTGGGGCGGGCGCCGAGGAGGGCCGCACCCTGGGCGAGGCCCTGCCGGACACGGGCATGGGCCCGGAGCGGGGCGCCTACAACGCGCGCGTCCGGCCCTTGCTGTCCCGGGCCTTGGCCAGCCTCCCGGAAGAGCAGCGCGAGGTCTTCGTCTTGCGTGAGTACAGCGGCATTGCCTTCAAGGACATCGCGGAGGTGACGGGCGTCTCCGAGAACACGGTGAAGAGCCGGATGCGCTACGCCCTGGAGGGGCTGCGCCGGCGGCTGACGGAGCTGGGGGTGGATGGGGATCTGGCCGACGATGGAAAGACGGTGGCGGGATGA
- a CDS encoding DUF2085 domain-containing protein: MFWLSHHREDEYNRTYGVGGIRLCARCLGTYPVLLAVLVGLFGFRAPLDWEWDVPVVLGLTLPALVDWAVGRFRPAGGHNAVRTLTGVLLGVALGRSLYVHVQRPLPTVLWAQAALVTAVALPVILATYRRPRPG; the protein is encoded by the coding sequence GTGTTCTGGCTCAGCCACCACCGCGAAGACGAGTACAACCGCACCTACGGGGTGGGAGGGATCCGCCTGTGCGCCCGCTGTCTGGGCACCTACCCCGTCCTGCTCGCCGTCCTGGTGGGGCTCTTCGGGTTCCGGGCGCCCCTGGACTGGGAGTGGGACGTGCCGGTGGTGCTCGGCCTCACGCTGCCGGCCTTGGTGGACTGGGCCGTGGGGCGCTTCCGGCCCGCCGGGGGCCACAACGCGGTGCGCACCCTGACGGGGGTACTCCTGGGCGTGGCGCTCGGCCGGTCTCTCTACGTTCATGTGCAGCGCCCGCTGCCCACCGTGTTATGGGCGCAAGCAGCGCTGGTGACAGCGGTCGCGCTGCCTGTCATTCTCGCTACTTACCGAAGGCCACGGCCCGGCTAG
- a CDS encoding ABC transporter ATP-binding protein — MSGPLLQVREVKTHFPVRGGLLGRVQGTVKAVDGVSFDVERGETLGLVGESGCGKSTLGRSLLRLIEPTSGSIRFEGEELTGLPPGRMRALRRRMQLIFQDPYASLNPRLTVRELIGEPFAIHGLAQGREREEKVLALVDLMGLPRDAMDRYPHAFSGGQRQRIGIARSIALRPDLVIADEPISALDVSIQAQIINLLVDLQRELKLTYVFIAHDLKIVEYISTRVAVMYLGKIVELARAGDLYRRPRHPYTQALLSAVPVPDPERPRKRILLQGDVPSPLAPPPGCAFHPRCPHAFERCRRETPPLYVLEGGHTAACFLAEPEARPAPAAPPTTGGL; from the coding sequence ATGAGTGGCCCCCTGCTTCAGGTGCGCGAGGTGAAGACGCACTTCCCGGTGCGTGGAGGGCTGCTGGGCCGCGTGCAGGGCACGGTGAAGGCCGTGGACGGTGTGAGCTTCGACGTGGAGCGCGGCGAGACGCTCGGGCTGGTGGGGGAGAGCGGCTGTGGCAAGAGCACCCTGGGCCGGAGCCTGCTGCGGCTCATCGAGCCCACCTCGGGCTCCATCCGCTTCGAGGGCGAGGAGCTGACGGGCCTGCCGCCGGGGCGGATGCGCGCCTTGCGCCGGCGCATGCAGCTCATCTTCCAGGATCCCTATGCCTCGCTGAACCCGCGCCTGACGGTGCGGGAGCTCATCGGCGAGCCGTTCGCCATCCACGGGCTGGCCCAGGGCCGGGAGCGCGAGGAGAAGGTGCTCGCGCTGGTGGATCTGATGGGGCTGCCGCGCGATGCGATGGACCGCTACCCCCACGCGTTCTCCGGCGGCCAGCGTCAGCGCATTGGCATCGCGCGCTCCATCGCCCTGCGGCCGGACCTGGTCATCGCCGACGAGCCCATCAGCGCGCTCGACGTGTCCATCCAGGCGCAGATCATCAACCTGCTGGTGGACCTGCAGCGCGAGCTGAAGCTCACCTACGTCTTCATCGCGCACGACTTGAAGATCGTGGAGTACATCTCCACGCGCGTGGCGGTGATGTACCTGGGCAAGATCGTCGAGCTGGCCCGCGCCGGGGACCTGTACCGCCGCCCCCGCCACCCGTACACCCAGGCCTTGCTGTCCGCCGTGCCGGTGCCTGACCCCGAGCGCCCGCGAAAGCGCATCCTGCTCCAGGGCGATGTGCCCTCGCCGCTGGCGCCGCCCCCCGGGTGTGCGTTCCACCCGCGCTGCCCCCATGCCTTCGAGCGCTGCCGCCGCGAGACGCCTCCGCTCTATGTCCTGGAGGGAGGCCACACGGCGGCGTGCTTCCTGGCGGAGCCCGAGGCCCGCCCGGCACCGGCGGCTCCCCCCACGACAGGAGGTCTCTAA
- a CDS encoding ABC transporter ATP-binding protein codes for MPEPLLDVRGLQTRFSVEGGPVMAVDTVSFSIPAGGTLGVVGESGCGKSVTALSVMRLVPDPPGQVVGGEIRFRGQDLLALSEEEMRRVRGNRLAMVFQEPMTSLNPVYRVGEQIAEPLRLHQGLDRKQARARAVELLRQVGIPAPEQRVEAYPHQLSGGMRQRVMIAMALSCGPELLIADEPTTALDVTIQAQILELLKRLQAERGMAVMLITHDLGVVAESCDAVVVMYAGRVVEQAPVKALFARPAHPYTAGLLRSIPSFQDVEGGGERRRLRAIPGMVPSLRRLPGGCRFRERCDRALPICAQVDPPLEPKREDQSAACHNPVPAP; via the coding sequence ATGCCCGAGCCCCTTCTCGACGTCCGAGGCCTGCAGACCCGGTTCTCCGTGGAGGGGGGCCCGGTGATGGCCGTGGACACGGTGTCCTTCTCCATTCCCGCCGGGGGCACCCTGGGGGTGGTGGGGGAGAGTGGCTGCGGCAAGAGCGTCACCGCCCTGTCCGTGATGCGGCTGGTGCCGGACCCGCCGGGCCAGGTGGTGGGCGGGGAGATCCGCTTCCGGGGACAGGACCTGCTGGCCCTCTCCGAGGAGGAGATGCGCCGCGTCCGGGGCAACCGCCTGGCCATGGTCTTCCAGGAGCCGATGACGTCGCTCAACCCCGTGTACCGGGTAGGCGAGCAGATCGCCGAGCCCCTGCGGCTGCACCAGGGGCTGGACCGGAAGCAGGCGCGGGCGCGCGCCGTGGAGCTGCTGCGCCAGGTGGGCATCCCCGCGCCGGAGCAGCGCGTGGAGGCCTACCCGCACCAGCTCTCGGGGGGCATGCGCCAGCGGGTGATGATCGCCATGGCCCTTTCGTGCGGCCCGGAGCTGCTCATCGCGGACGAGCCCACCACGGCGCTGGACGTGACCATCCAGGCGCAGATTCTCGAGCTGCTCAAGCGCCTGCAGGCCGAGCGCGGGATGGCGGTGATGCTCATCACCCATGATCTCGGCGTGGTGGCGGAGAGCTGTGACGCGGTGGTGGTGATGTACGCCGGCCGCGTGGTGGAGCAGGCCCCGGTGAAGGCGCTCTTTGCCCGGCCCGCCCACCCGTACACGGCGGGCCTGCTGCGCTCCATCCCCTCCTTTCAGGACGTGGAGGGGGGAGGGGAGCGCAGGCGCCTGAGGGCCATTCCCGGCATGGTGCCCAGCCTGCGCCGCCTGCCGGGGGGCTGCCGCTTCCGGGAGCGCTGTGACCGGGCGCTCCCCATCTGCGCCCAGGTGGACCCGCCCCTGGAACCCAAGCGGGAGGACCAGTCGGCCGCCTGCCACAACCCGGTGCCCGCGCCATGA